The following are encoded together in the Kribbella voronezhensis genome:
- a CDS encoding lactonase family protein: MGTSRRRFLGLTAAAVGSAAVGVTPAGASCRESGTLYLGTYTSANGGGTGIGLATFDGTTGAITSTGTLTGVQDPSFLVMASSGRFLYAVNEQTSGGVTAVAVDAPGKLRVLNRQPNGGSGPCHLALVANGKYLLSANYGSGDVAVHPVRADGSLGARTDLVKHVGASPHAHQVVQDPAGKYILAVDLGTDSIYTSTLSATGKLVQKSQAKVATGAGPRHLAFHPNGHYAYVANEVNSTITVCRYDGTTGKLTPGASQPTVPAGSPQNYPGEVIVSPDGRFVYLTNRGHNSVAVFAVEAAGASLRLLATPSCGGNWPRHCTLDRTGTLLFVSNQNSNNVTTFHVDLQTGALTPAADFATPIPVCVLPA, from the coding sequence ATGGGTACGAGCCGCCGTCGTTTCCTCGGACTCACCGCCGCTGCCGTCGGCAGTGCCGCAGTGGGAGTCACCCCAGCCGGAGCGAGTTGCCGGGAGAGCGGGACGCTCTATCTCGGCACCTACACCTCGGCGAACGGCGGTGGCACCGGGATCGGACTGGCGACGTTCGACGGCACCACCGGGGCGATCACGTCGACCGGCACCCTGACCGGCGTACAGGATCCGTCCTTCCTGGTGATGGCTTCGTCCGGGCGGTTCCTGTATGCCGTGAACGAGCAGACGAGCGGAGGTGTCACCGCGGTCGCAGTGGATGCCCCGGGCAAGTTGCGGGTGCTGAATCGCCAGCCCAACGGTGGTTCCGGCCCGTGTCATCTCGCACTGGTTGCCAATGGCAAGTACCTGCTGAGCGCCAACTACGGCTCGGGTGATGTCGCGGTCCACCCGGTCCGCGCGGACGGCAGTCTCGGTGCTCGCACCGATCTGGTGAAGCACGTCGGAGCGTCTCCGCATGCGCACCAGGTGGTGCAAGATCCGGCCGGGAAGTACATCCTGGCCGTCGACCTCGGCACCGACTCGATCTACACCTCCACCCTCTCGGCCACCGGCAAGCTCGTCCAGAAATCGCAGGCCAAGGTCGCGACCGGCGCCGGCCCGCGGCATCTCGCGTTCCACCCCAACGGCCACTACGCGTACGTCGCCAACGAAGTGAACAGCACGATCACGGTCTGCCGGTACGACGGAACGACCGGCAAGCTCACCCCGGGTGCCAGCCAGCCCACGGTGCCGGCCGGTTCGCCGCAGAACTACCCCGGCGAGGTGATCGTGTCGCCCGACGGTCGCTTCGTCTACCTCACCAACCGCGGCCACAACAGCGTCGCGGTCTTCGCCGTCGAAGCGGCCGGCGCGTCGCTTCGCCTGCTGGCGACCCCGTCGTGCGGCGGTAACTGGCCCCGCCACTGCACCCTCGACCGCACCGGCACGTTGCTGTTCGTCTCCAACCAGAACTCCAACAACGTCACCACCTTCCACGTCGACCTCCAGACCGGTGCGCTCACTCCAGCAGCAGACTTCGCCACGCCGATCCCCGTCTGCGTCCTGCCGGCCTGA
- a CDS encoding winged helix DNA-binding domain-containing protein: protein MTKLSPRALNRATLERQWLTERRTATALEAVEHLVGMQAQVPLSPYVGLWSRLASFDPSELASLLENRQAVRGSMMRATIHLMSSRDFLAIRPLIQPRLEREVYANQTYGRKRLEGLDMDAVLAAGAARLATSPATASELREHLQPLWPDRDAPSLAHAVRCLLPTIQIPPRGVWGRSGNPTMSTAALWLGSDVTPTPSIDNLVLRYLAAYGPASIADAQSWSGLTRLTEVFDRLRPQLRTYTDATTSRELFDLPTIPLPPEDLEVPTRFLPEFDNLLLSHANRTRWLTSPDHKHLPLQEAMTHGAILHDGHLAATWKLTKRPQKSATLEIKPLVKLSRPARAQISTEAEHLLTFATPSTTTTEIRYL from the coding sequence ATGACGAAGCTGAGTCCGCGCGCCCTGAACCGTGCCACCCTGGAGCGCCAGTGGCTGACCGAGCGCCGTACCGCCACCGCACTCGAAGCAGTGGAGCACCTCGTCGGCATGCAGGCCCAGGTCCCCCTCTCGCCGTACGTCGGTCTGTGGTCGCGGCTGGCTTCCTTCGACCCGTCCGAACTCGCCTCGCTGCTGGAGAACCGGCAGGCGGTCCGCGGTTCGATGATGAGGGCAACGATCCACCTGATGTCCTCGCGCGACTTCCTGGCGATCCGGCCGCTGATCCAGCCCCGTCTCGAGCGCGAGGTCTACGCGAACCAGACCTACGGCCGCAAACGCCTCGAGGGCCTCGACATGGACGCCGTCCTCGCCGCCGGCGCCGCCCGCCTGGCGACCTCCCCCGCCACGGCCTCCGAACTCCGCGAACACCTCCAGCCCCTCTGGCCCGACCGCGACGCCCCATCGCTGGCCCACGCCGTCCGCTGCCTGCTCCCCACCATCCAGATCCCACCCCGCGGCGTCTGGGGCAGATCCGGCAACCCCACCATGTCGACCGCCGCCCTCTGGCTCGGCTCGGACGTGACCCCGACCCCCTCGATCGACAACCTCGTACTCCGCTACCTCGCCGCCTACGGCCCCGCCTCCATCGCGGACGCCCAATCCTGGTCCGGCCTGACCCGCCTCACCGAAGTCTTCGACCGCCTACGCCCCCAACTCCGCACCTACACCGACGCCACCACATCCCGAGAACTCTTCGACCTCCCCACCATCCCCCTCCCCCCAGAAGACCTGGAGGTCCCCACCCGCTTCCTCCCAGAATTCGACAACCTCCTCCTCTCCCACGCCAACCGCACCCGCTGGCTCACCTCCCCCGACCACAAACACCTCCCCCTCCAGGAAGCCATGACCCACGGCGCCATCCTCCACGACGGCCACCTCGCCGCCACCTGGAAGCTGACCAAGCGCCCCCAAAAGTCCGCCACCCTAGAAATCAAACCGCTCGTCAAACTCTCCCGACCGGCCCGCGCCCAAATCTCAACCGAAGCCGAACACCTACTCACCTTCGCCACGCCGTCGACCACGACCACTGAGATCAGGTACCTCTAG
- a CDS encoding oxidoreductase encodes MSWSTADIPDLTGRRALVTGATSGLGYETALELLRHGAEVILAARNPEKSARAAASLKATTGHTPEVLELDLSDLTSVAKAAAQLTEPLDLLVNNAGVMAPPYRQTVDGFELQFGTNHLGHFALTARLLPLLMRADRPRVVTVSSFMHKTVRGISQDDFRAANSYRKWDSYSKSKFANLLFMLELDRRARAAGSNLLSAGAHPGYASTNLQTAGAGLDGVTLESRLLGLGTRLVAQSAAAGAMPTLYAATLPGLPPGSYVGPSFLEYRGAPKIVRPTRTAQDPELARRLWAWSVEATGVDLF; translated from the coding sequence ATGAGCTGGAGCACTGCGGATATTCCTGACCTGACCGGGCGTCGTGCCCTTGTCACCGGCGCGACCAGCGGACTCGGCTACGAGACCGCGCTCGAGCTGCTGCGACACGGCGCCGAGGTGATCCTCGCCGCGCGGAATCCGGAGAAGTCCGCCCGGGCCGCCGCCTCCCTCAAGGCAACGACGGGACACACGCCCGAAGTACTGGAGCTCGATCTCTCCGATCTGACGAGCGTCGCGAAGGCCGCTGCGCAACTTACCGAGCCGCTCGACCTGCTGGTCAACAACGCGGGCGTGATGGCGCCGCCGTACCGGCAGACCGTCGACGGGTTCGAGCTGCAGTTCGGCACCAACCACCTCGGGCATTTCGCTCTCACCGCCCGCCTCCTGCCGCTGCTGATGAGAGCCGACCGGCCGAGAGTCGTCACCGTCAGCTCGTTCATGCACAAGACCGTCCGCGGGATCAGCCAGGACGACTTCCGGGCCGCGAACAGCTACCGGAAATGGGACTCGTACAGCAAGTCCAAATTCGCCAATCTGCTCTTCATGCTCGAACTCGACCGGCGCGCCCGGGCCGCCGGATCGAACCTGCTGAGCGCCGGCGCGCACCCCGGCTACGCCTCCACCAACCTCCAGACGGCAGGCGCCGGGCTCGACGGCGTCACGCTGGAATCGCGACTACTGGGCCTCGGCACCAGGCTCGTCGCACAGTCCGCCGCGGCCGGAGCGATGCCGACCTTGTACGCCGCGACGCTGCCCGGCCTGCCGCCAGGCTCGTACGTCGGTCCGTCGTTCCTCGAGTACCGCGGCGCACCCAAGATCGTCCGCCCGACCAGGACGGCACAGGACCCCGAGCTGGCGCGGAGGCTGTGGGCCTGGTCGGTCGAGGCCACTGGAGTCGACTTGTTCTGA
- a CDS encoding M4 family metallopeptidase, with the protein MTKHLRRRQAVAAMTATAAVLALGMSFTSAAGAAPANGASASAVPANLKLIKTKTSLLGKHYWYQQTFKGLPVVNGYYAQHVDKSGKVVQTNDGRDAVPDSLDVSAKVPAATATQSANSVVTARAARSRIAAPNKNGTPTPTATQGAAQLAVIGGPNARLVWNVTSRSSEGVSRSLVDAKSGTVVDSKVISHNADGKGSVFDPNPVVTLKNENLTDQNDQNQDALFLAQKNVILRNLDGSGKLNGTYVNIKEAKGGLASSKTNTFVYQRHSDKFEQVEAYYQVNQTQEYIHSLGFKDVNNESQDFSINTFAGDNSFYDPSTDMITMGEGGVDDAEDAEVIWHEYGHAIQDDVVPGFGESEQAGAIGEGFGDYWAVQQSIPVSKNYDIPCVMDWDSTSYTDGPKHCLRRTDTGKTTDDIDGEVHDDGEIWSNALWDIQKSLGRTKANKVILQGTFFYAPDTSFADAARVTVQSARLLYGKAAADQVTTAFKARKILS; encoded by the coding sequence ATGACCAAGCACCTGCGCCGCCGGCAGGCGGTCGCGGCCATGACTGCCACAGCGGCGGTCCTGGCACTCGGGATGTCGTTCACCAGCGCAGCGGGGGCCGCGCCGGCCAACGGCGCCAGCGCCAGTGCGGTGCCGGCCAACCTGAAGCTGATCAAGACCAAGACATCCCTGCTCGGCAAGCACTACTGGTACCAGCAGACCTTCAAGGGCCTGCCGGTCGTCAACGGGTACTACGCGCAGCATGTCGACAAGTCGGGCAAGGTCGTCCAGACGAACGACGGCCGCGACGCGGTACCGGATTCGCTCGACGTGTCCGCAAAGGTGCCCGCGGCAACGGCGACCCAGTCGGCCAACTCGGTTGTGACGGCGCGCGCCGCCCGGAGCCGGATCGCGGCACCGAACAAGAACGGTACGCCGACGCCGACCGCCACCCAGGGCGCCGCCCAGCTGGCCGTCATCGGCGGCCCGAACGCCCGGCTGGTCTGGAACGTCACCTCGCGCTCGAGTGAAGGTGTCAGCCGCTCGCTGGTCGACGCCAAGTCGGGCACCGTCGTGGACTCGAAGGTGATCAGCCACAACGCCGACGGCAAGGGCTCGGTGTTCGACCCGAACCCGGTCGTCACGCTGAAGAACGAGAACCTGACCGACCAGAACGACCAGAACCAGGACGCGCTGTTCCTGGCGCAGAAGAACGTCATCCTGCGCAACCTGGACGGGTCGGGCAAGCTCAACGGCACCTACGTGAACATCAAGGAGGCCAAGGGCGGCCTCGCGTCGAGCAAGACGAACACCTTCGTCTACCAGCGGCACAGCGACAAGTTCGAGCAGGTCGAGGCGTACTACCAGGTCAACCAGACCCAGGAGTACATCCACTCGCTCGGCTTCAAGGACGTGAACAACGAGTCGCAGGACTTCTCGATCAACACGTTCGCCGGTGACAACTCGTTCTACGACCCGTCGACCGACATGATCACGATGGGCGAGGGTGGCGTCGACGACGCCGAGGACGCCGAGGTGATCTGGCACGAGTACGGTCACGCGATCCAGGACGACGTCGTGCCCGGCTTCGGTGAGTCCGAGCAGGCCGGCGCGATCGGCGAGGGCTTCGGCGACTACTGGGCCGTCCAGCAGTCCATCCCGGTCAGCAAGAACTACGACATCCCGTGCGTGATGGACTGGGACTCCACGTCGTACACCGACGGGCCGAAGCACTGCCTGCGGCGGACCGACACCGGCAAGACGACCGACGACATCGACGGTGAGGTGCACGACGACGGTGAGATCTGGTCGAACGCGCTCTGGGACATCCAGAAGTCGCTCGGCCGGACCAAGGCCAACAAGGTGATCCTGCAGGGCACGTTCTTCTACGCGCCGGACACCTCGTTCGCCGACGCTGCCCGGGTGACCGTGCAGTCCGCTCGCCTGCTCTACGGCAAGGCGGCCGCCGACCAGGTGACCACCGCCTTCAAGGCACGCAAGATCCTGTCCTAG
- a CDS encoding M48 family metalloprotease gives MPWFFWSFVVVSWLAGIVGFGWGWIIVVLWVLSGAVVFLRPVEDLVARYLFRLRKPTLVEQQRLMPVWQQATGRAGVDAAKYFLWIQESDEVNASPTPGHTVAVTRWALYTLPGSHLEAVLAHELSHHLGGRTWLSLLSFWYSIPARCALIAVRAIVRLMRAVPAVGCAIGGFLLIAYVGILLAVLTFGKSLTFPLLFLTPFVAPPILAWLSRRDVKQADRRAAAMGYGATLVQVFYGWQMQHQQTLGREGSRRSQLMSSTPSVVERVQALEGSR, from the coding sequence GTGCCGTGGTTCTTCTGGAGTTTCGTAGTCGTCTCATGGCTGGCAGGGATCGTCGGCTTCGGGTGGGGCTGGATCATCGTCGTGCTCTGGGTTTTGTCCGGCGCCGTGGTCTTTCTTCGGCCGGTCGAAGACCTTGTCGCTCGTTATCTGTTCAGATTGCGCAAGCCGACGCTGGTCGAGCAACAACGGCTCATGCCTGTCTGGCAGCAGGCGACTGGACGTGCTGGTGTCGATGCGGCCAAATACTTCTTATGGATACAGGAGTCGGACGAAGTCAATGCAAGTCCCACTCCCGGTCACACGGTCGCGGTTACCAGGTGGGCGCTCTATACATTGCCTGGCTCGCATCTGGAAGCAGTTCTCGCGCACGAGCTCAGTCACCATTTAGGTGGTCGAACTTGGTTGAGTCTCCTCAGCTTCTGGTATTCGATCCCGGCCCGCTGCGCCTTGATTGCGGTGCGGGCGATTGTGCGACTGATGAGAGCGGTCCCTGCGGTCGGATGTGCGATCGGGGGATTTCTCCTGATCGCGTACGTCGGCATACTTCTCGCCGTCCTCACTTTCGGTAAAAGTCTCACGTTCCCGCTACTCTTTTTGACTCCGTTCGTCGCTCCACCAATTCTTGCTTGGCTGAGCCGACGAGATGTCAAACAGGCGGATCGGCGGGCTGCGGCTATGGGGTATGGGGCGACGTTGGTGCAGGTGTTCTACGGGTGGCAGATGCAGCATCAGCAGACGTTGGGGCGGGAAGGCAGCCGGCGGTCACAGCTGATGTCCAGTACACCGTCGGTGGTAGAGCGCGTTCAGGCGCTGGAGGGTAGTCGCTGA
- a CDS encoding ATP-binding protein, giving the protein MKIADKFLNLVGIGRDRGLPPPRLVAIADGLLVTERNAEAWFLISVANTDLATEAEQDAALDAAVSAAATILGDRLSHLKVVWGRSTGQDYLDSVAGHYRLGDHDAWAQTRADRIDEMRMPERYVALGVHLSDRDPRATAQVRGSISDALGTTSWRVSARELAHLDERVRKLGRQLGSTVWRAHTAPAEVISWLISREMHRGAVAAPRRGLITGASLARLTSGRVVPYTDHLRIYDARGQIAAYTTVLAMTDFPEELETPGAGEWLRTLSEIKAIDDDGDEIDVTVEASVRFRVLTKKTARHLVDETRKSAKEQRRSAAKGTAEETADEIVETERIMREVKRDINRSGLTLVEDHPRLLVSADTREDLETYVDAVVAHYADRGITVAAGADEQRDLWLESLPGDQLRVPDLGHVRESTAFFGSWFWGGASIGDATGPAIGYLTGSTPGLVRFDAAAGSALGDATTTLFLGRSGRGKTTAAMLGGLDSAFAGAWVPLLDLKGDAAGVSAVAAEYGVPTAVIEITAQFSGAADLLRVLPVDDALLQAPSQLMLLLPPHLRGAAEAPVMAATRAEIQSPDPSSWGVIQRLCASESETTRTVGFALRDLVETGLGSVVAGPPSGLSSLTTNPGLWVVQMPGLTLPSPESAPESWSPIERVGMACLRGCLAWMVRTTGRREFRGRSKVVIVPEVHLLTKTPDGASFLDYIARVGRALGASLVLDTQDPASILKLPGLVEQITTLFAFSLRSREQVDSLLELLGRPQTPPYQTLVRGINTAANGKSIRHGHCIMRDRWDEVATVQIDIPSQRVADLLRTTPESEHDLEPTVPILPPYEEPDPFADDYEDLDDALEPAAQAHAQAAAHTQEPIQDDPLPSVPVVETSSHHANSATPPPTFASAPAAPPSQSTAPPSSAPSPTPQVAQQNGAAPAPAAPNGSTPPSNGSTPPSNGSTPPSNASSNGQDRTHSGRYDEPIGPDEVYDQEADEAAYNEAMYPSTPDDDPTPNSSPKKEHVA; this is encoded by the coding sequence ATGAAGATCGCTGACAAGTTCCTGAACCTGGTCGGGATCGGCCGGGACCGTGGCCTGCCACCGCCCCGGCTGGTGGCCATCGCCGACGGTCTGCTGGTGACCGAACGGAACGCCGAGGCGTGGTTCCTGATCTCGGTCGCGAACACCGACCTGGCCACCGAGGCCGAGCAGGACGCCGCCCTCGACGCCGCGGTGAGCGCCGCCGCGACGATCCTCGGCGACCGGCTCAGCCACCTGAAGGTGGTCTGGGGCCGTTCGACCGGTCAGGACTACCTCGATAGCGTGGCCGGCCACTACCGGCTCGGCGACCACGACGCCTGGGCCCAGACCCGCGCCGACCGGATCGACGAGATGCGGATGCCGGAGCGGTACGTCGCGCTCGGCGTGCACCTCAGCGATCGGGACCCGCGCGCCACCGCGCAGGTCCGCGGTTCCATCAGCGACGCCCTCGGGACGACGTCCTGGCGGGTCAGCGCCCGCGAGCTCGCGCACCTGGACGAGCGCGTCCGCAAGCTCGGCCGCCAGCTCGGCTCCACGGTCTGGCGCGCGCACACCGCGCCCGCCGAGGTGATCTCCTGGCTGATCAGCCGCGAGATGCACCGCGGCGCCGTCGCCGCTCCCCGCCGCGGCCTGATCACCGGGGCCTCGCTGGCCCGGCTGACGTCCGGCCGGGTCGTGCCGTACACCGACCACCTGCGCATCTACGACGCCCGCGGCCAGATCGCGGCGTACACGACCGTGCTCGCGATGACCGACTTCCCCGAGGAACTGGAGACCCCAGGCGCCGGGGAATGGCTGCGGACGCTGAGCGAGATCAAGGCGATCGACGACGACGGCGACGAGATCGACGTGACCGTCGAGGCGTCGGTCCGGTTCCGGGTGCTGACCAAGAAGACCGCGCGGCACCTGGTCGACGAGACCCGCAAGAGCGCCAAGGAGCAGCGCCGCTCGGCCGCCAAGGGCACCGCCGAGGAGACGGCCGACGAGATCGTCGAGACCGAGCGGATCATGCGTGAGGTCAAGCGCGACATCAACCGGTCCGGCCTGACGCTGGTCGAGGACCACCCGCGACTGCTGGTCAGCGCTGATACCCGCGAAGACCTCGAGACCTATGTCGACGCGGTCGTCGCGCACTATGCCGACCGCGGCATCACCGTGGCCGCCGGCGCGGACGAGCAGCGCGATCTCTGGCTGGAATCGCTGCCAGGCGACCAGCTCCGGGTGCCGGATCTCGGCCATGTCCGCGAATCGACCGCGTTCTTCGGCTCCTGGTTCTGGGGCGGTGCCTCGATCGGCGACGCCACCGGCCCGGCGATCGGTTACCTGACCGGCTCCACGCCCGGCCTGGTCCGCTTCGACGCCGCTGCCGGTTCGGCCCTCGGTGACGCGACCACCACGCTGTTCCTCGGCCGCTCGGGTCGAGGCAAGACGACGGCTGCGATGCTCGGTGGTCTCGACTCGGCCTTCGCGGGCGCCTGGGTGCCGCTGCTCGACCTGAAGGGCGACGCGGCCGGCGTTTCCGCAGTGGCCGCGGAGTACGGCGTACCGACTGCTGTCATCGAGATCACGGCCCAGTTCTCCGGAGCGGCCGACCTCCTTCGTGTGCTGCCCGTCGACGACGCGTTGCTGCAGGCGCCTTCGCAGTTGATGCTCCTGCTCCCGCCACATCTGCGAGGTGCCGCAGAAGCACCCGTGATGGCGGCGACCCGCGCCGAGATCCAGTCGCCCGACCCGTCGTCGTGGGGCGTCATCCAACGCCTCTGCGCCTCCGAATCCGAGACCACCCGCACGGTCGGCTTCGCCCTGCGCGACCTGGTCGAGACCGGCCTCGGCTCGGTCGTCGCCGGCCCACCCTCCGGCCTGTCCTCCTTGACGACGAACCCGGGCCTCTGGGTGGTCCAGATGCCAGGCCTCACCCTGCCCTCGCCCGAATCGGCCCCCGAATCCTGGTCCCCGATCGAACGCGTCGGTATGGCCTGCCTCCGCGGCTGCCTCGCCTGGATGGTCCGTACGACGGGCCGCCGCGAGTTCCGCGGTCGCTCGAAGGTCGTCATCGTGCCCGAGGTCCACCTGCTCACCAAGACCCCCGACGGCGCTTCGTTCCTCGACTACATCGCCCGCGTCGGCCGTGCGCTCGGCGCCTCCCTCGTCCTGGACACCCAGGATCCGGCGTCGATCCTCAAGCTCCCCGGCCTGGTCGAGCAGATCACCACGCTCTTCGCCTTCAGCCTGCGCTCCCGCGAACAGGTCGACTCGCTTCTGGAGCTCCTGGGTCGCCCGCAGACCCCGCCGTACCAGACCCTGGTCCGCGGCATCAACACCGCCGCCAACGGCAAGAGCATCCGCCACGGCCACTGCATCATGCGCGACCGCTGGGACGAGGTGGCCACCGTCCAGATCGACATCCCGAGCCAGCGCGTTGCCGACCTCCTCCGCACCACTCCCGAGTCGGAACACGACCTCGAACCCACCGTCCCCATCCTCCCGCCCTACGAAGAACCAGACCCCTTCGCAGACGACTACGAGGACCTCGACGACGCCCTGGAACCAGCAGCCCAGGCCCACGCCCAAGCAGCCGCCCACACCCAGGAACCGATCCAGGACGACCCGCTCCCGTCGGTGCCGGTCGTAGAGACCTCAAGCCACCACGCCAACTCCGCAACGCCACCCCCGACCTTCGCGTCGGCCCCGGCCGCGCCCCCCTCCCAGTCGACCGCACCTCCCTCCTCTGCGCCTTCCCCAACCCCCCAGGTAGCCCAACAAAACGGCGCAGCCCCCGCCCCCGCAGCCCCCAACGGCTCCACACCCCCGTCAAACGGCTCGACACCCCCGTCGAACGGCTCTACACCCCCCTCCAACGCCTCCTCCAACGGCCAGGACCGCACCCACTCCGGCCGCTACGACGAGCCCATCGGCCCCGACGAGGTCTACGACCAAGAGGCAGACGAGGCCGCCTACAACGAAGCGATGTACCCCTCCACCCCAGACGACGACCCAACCCCCAACAGCTCCCCCAAGAAGGAGCACGTCGCATGA
- a CDS encoding alpha/beta fold hydrolase: MRRLVIALALIAASVGLAPIPAQAAPGFSTSYQRIPGAGGTELGAVVLTPTGQGTGPFPLVVMPSSWGVPNVEYVGQGSKLATAGFQVISYSSRGFWDSAGGIDIAGPPTVADVSEVIDWAGEHTPADTSRVAAVGISYGAGVSLLASAQDPRIKAVGAMSGWADLIASLNPHDTVNLQSVAALLALGNITGRPGPEMQSLQTKFVGGDFDGAIAEAEAIAPVRSAATVVDRVNANHPAVFLANAFEDSIFPPTQYTDFFTRLTGPKRLLFAHGDHATPEVTGAIGLPNEVWDELAPWLRHFLTGADNGADQEAPVQLKSQRGVWRSYPNWAAVGTPRTSYLSKPAGLSRTGALQGSAATGWSNAIGAGVPTVADSGIAILSGALQGLLSIPTGVAMPLVDRSFAGVWSGPTYGSKTVVNGSPRLHVTVTPSSADTSLFAYLYDVDVLGGGSLISHKPFTLRAVTPGVARDVDLRLEATSWEVPAGHHLVLVVDTVDPRYLGRSSLGTTVRFSSPADDPAWLSILIA; encoded by the coding sequence ATGCGCAGACTCGTGATCGCCCTCGCCCTGATCGCCGCGAGCGTCGGTCTGGCCCCGATCCCGGCCCAGGCCGCGCCAGGATTCAGTACGTCGTACCAGCGCATCCCCGGCGCGGGTGGGACCGAGCTCGGCGCCGTCGTGTTGACCCCGACCGGCCAGGGCACCGGGCCGTTCCCGCTCGTGGTGATGCCGTCGAGCTGGGGCGTGCCGAATGTCGAGTACGTCGGTCAGGGCAGCAAGCTGGCGACCGCCGGTTTCCAGGTGATCTCCTACTCCAGCCGCGGGTTCTGGGACTCGGCCGGCGGGATCGACATCGCGGGCCCGCCGACCGTCGCGGACGTCAGTGAGGTGATCGACTGGGCCGGCGAGCACACCCCCGCGGACACCTCTCGGGTCGCCGCGGTCGGCATCTCGTACGGCGCCGGCGTCTCGCTGCTCGCCTCGGCACAGGACCCGCGGATCAAGGCGGTCGGGGCGATGAGCGGCTGGGCGGACCTGATCGCGTCGCTGAATCCTCACGACACGGTCAATCTGCAGTCGGTCGCGGCACTTCTTGCCCTTGGCAACATCACCGGCCGGCCGGGTCCGGAGATGCAGTCGCTGCAGACCAAGTTCGTCGGCGGCGACTTCGACGGGGCGATCGCGGAGGCCGAGGCGATCGCGCCGGTGCGATCCGCCGCCACCGTGGTGGACCGGGTCAACGCCAACCATCCGGCCGTCTTCCTGGCGAATGCCTTCGAGGATTCGATCTTCCCGCCCACGCAGTACACGGACTTCTTTACCCGGCTGACCGGGCCGAAGCGGCTGCTGTTCGCGCACGGCGACCATGCGACGCCCGAGGTGACCGGTGCGATCGGGCTGCCGAACGAGGTCTGGGACGAGCTCGCCCCGTGGCTCCGGCATTTCCTGACCGGCGCGGACAACGGGGCCGATCAGGAAGCACCCGTACAACTCAAATCCCAGCGAGGCGTCTGGCGGAGCTACCCGAACTGGGCAGCCGTCGGCACACCGCGTACGTCGTACTTGTCGAAGCCGGCCGGATTGTCGAGGACGGGCGCGCTCCAGGGCAGTGCCGCGACGGGCTGGTCGAACGCCATCGGAGCGGGTGTTCCGACCGTGGCGGACAGCGGCATCGCGATCTTGTCCGGCGCTCTGCAGGGACTGCTCTCGATCCCCACCGGCGTCGCGATGCCCTTGGTGGACAGGAGTTTCGCCGGGGTCTGGTCCGGACCGACGTACGGCTCCAAGACGGTGGTGAACGGCTCCCCGCGATTGCACGTGACGGTGACGCCGAGCAGTGCCGACACGTCGCTGTTCGCTTACCTGTACGACGTCGACGTGCTCGGCGGCGGATCGCTGATCTCGCACAAGCCGTTCACCTTGCGCGCAGTGACTCCCGGAGTGGCACGCGACGTCGACCTGCGGCTCGAGGCAACCAGCTGGGAGGTGCCTGCCGGCCATCACCTGGTCCTGGTTGTCGACACCGTCGACCCGCGGTACCTCGGCCGTAGCTCGCTGGGGACCACGGTGCGATTCAGCTCACCGGCGGACGATCCCGCTTGGTTGAGCATTCTCATTGCGTAG